CAAACCGAACTTGATCATTTCCCTTACCAGTACAGCCATGAGCAATAGTAGTTGCTCCTGTCTGATGAGCAATTTCAACCAATTTCTTAGAAATCACTGGACGACTAAGGGCTGATACTAATGGATATTTTTGTTCATAATAAGCATGAGCCTGCAGAGCAGGAAGGACATATTCTTCAGCAAATTCATCTTTAATATCCAAGACATAAGATTCAATTGCTCCAACTTTCAGCGCTTTATCATGAATAAACTCAAGATCTTTACCTTCACCGACATCCATACAAACAGCAACAACATCATAATCTTTTTTTAACCACGTAATGGCAACTGACGTATCAAGTCCGCCTGAATAGGCTAAAATAACTTTCTCTTTTGACATAGTAAATAACTCTTTTCTATTTTTAATAATTATTCAAAGGATAGACTTATTATATTGCATAATTATTCAAAAGTCAAGTATATTTTTGAATTTATTTGTTTTTATATATTTTCTAATAAGAGTTTCTTAAATCAAAAAAGCTATTCTTACTTGTTAGTAAAAATAGCTTTTTTATTATTACTTAAAAATTAATTAATTATTTCGTAGGGTATTTATAAGTTAATAGATAATCATCATTAGATTGCTGTGCAAATTCTAAAGAGACATAACCTAACTTAGAACTGTCATTAGAAGCATTAGAATTGTAAAAAATTTTCAAGCTTGTTTTAAAGCCATCACCATAATTTGAAATTGATTCTCTAGCTTCAGTCGGATTTCCATGCTTTTTAAGAACTTCATTTAAATTATCTCCACCCTTTCCAGTACTAGAATCACCAACTGTTAAAGCATCAACATCTGCTTGTGTCCAGTCAGACTTATAAGATTTTTCAGAAACAGTCTTTATATCTTTAGAAGTAAAATAAGCATAACCATCCGAAAGAATAAATTTACCATTATATTGCTTTCTAAAAATTAGGTGCACACTTTCTCGTTCATCGTCGTCACCGCTTTTCCTGTATTCCAAATTTAAACTTTCACCAGAAATAGTAGCATTAGATCCCTTACCAAACTTTTTAACAACTGATTTTAAGCTATCCCCATTTTTATTAGAATAGCTAGAAAATTTTAAGTCAGTAAATTTAGACTTTGTCCATTTAAATTTAAAATCCGAACTATCTGCAATATAATCCTTAACATCTGTACTGTCTTTTGAATCATCATCGTCAACATCGGTATCATCCTTTTCGTCAGATTTCTTTGATTCTGTTTGTTCCGTAGGATTCGGATTATTTTGGGCCTGACGAACAAAAACAGCAAGCCCACTGACTAAGAAAATAAGAGAAGCCAAAACTAGAGCAATAATTGATAAGACTTTCTTACGTTGAATGTTAACAATTAAGCCCACAATTGCATAGATAAGCCCAAGAAAGGCAATAATTACATAGATAATTGGCAGTGGGGCAAACCAAGCTAAAATAAGTGTAATAACTGAAACAACGAAAGAAATAATCGGAAGAACAATGAGTTCCTTGCGAGCTGTTACAGTTGGTGCAGTTGGACTAACTGGATTGGTAAATGGCGAAGCAACTTGTTGTTCAAAAGCTGTTTGCTGTCCTTGAGGAGCAACTGATTCCGTTGGAGGCACTGGCGCTTGCTGAGGAATTTCTTGGTTGGCAGTTCCTCCTTCAACAGCCTGCTCTAGAACTGGCGCAGCTGTTGGATTGACATCTATTGCTTGCTCAGTTTGCTCCCCTGACACTGAATTGCTCTCAGTTGGATTTTTAGGGGTATTTTCCTCTGGAACATTTTCGTTCTTGATATCTTCTGTCATAACATCTCCTTCATTTTTTACTTTATTGTAATTATAGTACTATAATCAAACGTTTTTTTCAATGTCTTCTCTTATCTTAAAGCAAAAGAAAAGAGAGTCTCAAAGCAACAATCCTAAGTATCTGCTTGACTCTCTATATAAATAGACTTTAAATTCTTCCTGTTTTCTTCAAAAATTTCCAACAATAATAGGCTAAATAGAAATCTATCATTCCATGAATCAGGGAACCTAGTCCAATTAAAACAATCAACGTAAACCAATAGGAAGTCGATTGCTGATTAGTAGTTGTCAATAGTAAAACAACGAGAAATTCTCCCAGACCATGAATAATATTGAGTCCAAAGGCAAGAGGAAAAGAGTTTTTAAAATTCTTTAAGAAACTGGGGTATTTTTGAATGAGATAAGCACCAATAGCTGCAAAAATAAGATGGGTCAAAGCACGCATGACAATAACAAAAGGAAAACCAGCTATAAAGAAGCCTAGACTTGTCCCCAAAGCAACAATAACAGCAACTTCAGGTGAAAGAAACATAGCGATAAAAATAGGAACATGACTAGCTAAAGTAAAGGAAGCCGGACCAATAATCACCTTAACAGGCATAATCATCGGAATTAAAATGCTAAAAGCTGTTAAAACAGCTGATAATGTCAGATTTTGGATACGTTTACGTATGACAGATGAACCAGAACTAGACATAAGAAATCTCCTTATCAGTGATAAATCTAGTTTATACCTGTTGTTTACATCTGTCAAGACACTAGTTTAATTATTAAAGACGATATGCTCCTGCTCAAGCGCTTCAGTGATTTTCTCAAAGGTTTCTTTATCACGACAAGAAAGCGTGTGTAAATGAATCCCATCTGTCAAACTGCTTAATAAGCTGCCTTTATAACAAGAGAGCTTATCCATGAAATAATCAATTTCATCTTGATTCTCAATATTTAAAGGAGCAGTAATCATGCCATAAATCGGGTGCTCCACTTCAACATCTAAGATTTTACCACCGTTTTTGACAATGGTCTCCAATTCCAAGCGGACTTCCTTAGGCCCATGCTTACAGACAAGTTTGCCATGGTAGAAGGACTTTGGTACTTGCAGACGCTCAGCTAAAAGATAACCTCGATGAGTGGCCATAATATCATGATTTTCAGCTCGTAACAAAGCAATATCCCCCACAATAATCTGACGACTAACTCCCAATTCCTTGGCCAAATACCCAGCTGAAATTGGAACTTGTGTCTTTTCTAACCTTTCTAAAATAGCCTGACGACGTTCCTTTGCTTTCATATCTGTACACCTCACTTATTAGTTACCTAAATCAAAATGACTTTGACTTATCCAAATGAAGGTTGAAAAAGTTTAGATAAAAGCTTACAGTTATAGCCTTTATCTTCCCCACTTTTTATTTCAATTTTTCAAGCATATCTTCAAGATGCTGAATGGATTTTTCCTTACCTAGTAAGAAGATTGTATCTGGTAATTCTGGCCCATGCATTTCACCTGAAACGGCAATACGAATTGGCATGAAAAGATTTTTCCCCTTGATGCCCGTTTCTTTTTGAACGGCTTTAATTTGCGGAAAAATATTTTCCGATTTGAAATCTTCATCTGACATGGCTTCCAATTTTGCCTTGAAGGCTTGGAGAACAATTGGAACTGTTTCACCAGCCATGAATTCTTTTTCCTCTTCTGACAATTCTGGAAACTCTTCAAAGAAAAGATCCGTTAAAGGCACAATTTCATCAATAGATTTCATCTGTGGCTGATAGAGCTCAACCAATTTTTTAGCCTTATCTGTCAAACGACCAGCTGATTCTAAATAAGGTTTTGCCAAAGCAAAAATCGTATCAAAATCGGCATTTTTGATGTATTCATTATTCATCCAGTCCAATTTCTTCTGATCAAAGGCGGCTGGTGACTTGCTAAGACGATTTTCATCAAAGAGTTCAATCAATTCTTGACGTGAAAAAATTTCGTTTTCCCCACCAGGATTCCAACCAAGAAGAGCGATGAAATTGAAAACAGCTTCTGGCAGATAGCCTTTCTGACGATAATCTTCGATAAATTGTAGGGTATTGGTATCACGTTTGGATAGTTTCTTTCCCGTTTCCGAGTTGATGATAAGAGTCATGTGAGCAAATGCTGGCGCTTCCCAGCCAAGTGCTTCGTAAACCATGAGTTGTTTTGGCGTATTGGCAATATGGTCATCACCACGAATAACATGAGAAATTTGCATGTCATGATCGTCCACTACAACGGCAAAATTATAGGTTGGGTAACCGTCTTTCTTCTGGATAACCCAGTCACCACCAATATTGCCACCTTCAAATTCAATATCACCTTTAACCATATCATGCCATTTATAAATACCAGCTTCATTGACTTTTAAACGAACCGTTGGCACAATACCAGCTGCTTGCCGTTTTGCGATGTAGGCAGCCTTTTCATCTGCTGACATACCGAGAAATTCATTGATATAGCGAGGTGTTTCACCAGCTGCTTCTTGACGTTCACGTTCTGCAGCTAATTCTTCTTCCGTTACATAAGATTTATAAGCTTTTCCTTCAGCCAAGAGTTGGTCAATGTATTTTTTATAAAGTGCTAAACGTTCTGATTGACGATAATTTTCATGCGTTTCAGGACTTTCATCCCAATCCATGCCCAACCAACGCAGATTTTCAAGCTGGGAGCGTTCCCCATCCTCAACATGGCGCTTACGGTCCGTATCTTCAATACGAATGATAAAATCGCCACCATGATGACGCGCATAGAGATAATTAAAGAGCGCAGTACGTGCATTTCCAATGTGTAACAATCCTGTTGGACTTGGTGCATAACGCACACGAATTTTGTTTGTCATTTTATTCTCCTGTCATTTCAATATAACAAATCCTAGAAAATGCCTAAAAAAGACCCTTCTAACCTGTTTTCCATAAAATTCAATCGTTTTTATTATAGCATATCCTTGACAGTTGGGCGAAAAAAATTCCTTTCACTTCAGGATGTACGCATGAAAAAATGCATATCCCTAATTTCTAGTTACATGCATTTTTCAAGTTAATCTTGTGATTTTTGCTAATTCTTTCTTATATTTCTGCTTTTATAGACTCTTCATAATGGTCATATGAGCTATAAGACCTCAATTAACGATTAGTATTGGTAATGAAACCCTGTAGGACACCAGCAAACTGCTGCAGATTAAGACTTTGTACATAAATTTCACCTGTTCCTCGGAAAGTATTGACAACGCCTTCACCGGTTCCGATCGATTGCATAAAACCATTTTCCAAATGAATGTCATAGTTCAAATCCCTACTCCAAGCTACAACATGAGCATTGTCAATTGTAATTTCCTGATTCTGTAATTCTATTTTTTTGATAGAACCAAAACTATTAGCAAGCAAGGTACCTTGACCTTCTGTTGTCATAACAAAAAGACCGCCTTGACCGCCAAAGAGGGCACGTCCAACACTCTGAGCTTTCATTTGATATTGAGCAGAACCATCTAAGGCAAGAAAAGCACCATCATTGAGGCGATATTGTTTTTCTCCCAATTCTAAAGCAATAACTTGACCCGGCATAGAAGGGGCCAAGGCCAATTTACCATCGCTAGCATTTGATACTGCCTGAGTAATGAAAAAACTTTCTCCAGACGTTACAGAACGACCAATTGCTCCTACTAGCTTGCCAAGTCCTGAACCACGTCCATTGACTTTGGTATTGAGAGTGACACTGGGTGTGTGATAGACCATGCTACCGCGTTGAATATAAGCAAATTCTCCTGTTTCCAAAGTAATTTCTACCAAGGGAAACTGCATATTGCTATCAATACTATAGTTCATGCGATTATCTGGCATATGAAAACCTCCTACGTACATGTGTGTATTATTATTTTAGTACAAACACATTATAAAATTTCCCCCTATTTCTGTCAATAAAAAGTTTAAAACAAATTTATGATGAAGTCTAAGTTAATAATAGTTATGAAATTTTATCCATGAAATAGCCAATTTATTATAAATTGACTTAAAAATTAATTAGGAAGTTAATTGACTTCTCTTACTCGTCCTGTATC
This region of Streptococcus mutans genomic DNA includes:
- a CDS encoding transcription repressor NadR; its protein translation is MKAKERRQAILERLEKTQVPISAGYLAKELGVSRQIIVGDIALLRAENHDIMATHRGYLLAERLQVPKSFYHGKLVCKHGPKEVRLELETIVKNGGKILDVEVEHPIYGMITAPLNIENQDEIDYFMDKLSCYKGSLLSSLTDGIHLHTLSCRDKETFEKITEALEQEHIVFNN
- the gltX gene encoding glutamate--tRNA ligase, which codes for MTNKIRVRYAPSPTGLLHIGNARTALFNYLYARHHGGDFIIRIEDTDRKRHVEDGERSQLENLRWLGMDWDESPETHENYRQSERLALYKKYIDQLLAEGKAYKSYVTEEELAAERERQEAAGETPRYINEFLGMSADEKAAYIAKRQAAGIVPTVRLKVNEAGIYKWHDMVKGDIEFEGGNIGGDWVIQKKDGYPTYNFAVVVDDHDMQISHVIRGDDHIANTPKQLMVYEALGWEAPAFAHMTLIINSETGKKLSKRDTNTLQFIEDYRQKGYLPEAVFNFIALLGWNPGGENEIFSRQELIELFDENRLSKSPAAFDQKKLDWMNNEYIKNADFDTIFALAKPYLESAGRLTDKAKKLVELYQPQMKSIDEIVPLTDLFFEEFPELSEEEKEFMAGETVPIVLQAFKAKLEAMSDEDFKSENIFPQIKAVQKETGIKGKNLFMPIRIAVSGEMHGPELPDTIFLLGKEKSIQHLEDMLEKLK
- a CDS encoding TIGR00266 family protein, producing the protein MPDNRMNYSIDSNMQFPLVEITLETGEFAYIQRGSMVYHTPSVTLNTKVNGRGSGLGKLVGAIGRSVTSGESFFITQAVSNASDGKLALAPSMPGQVIALELGEKQYRLNDGAFLALDGSAQYQMKAQSVGRALFGGQGGLFVMTTEGQGTLLANSFGSIKKIELQNQEITIDNAHVVAWSRDLNYDIHLENGFMQSIGTGEGVVNTFRGTGEIYVQSLNLQQFAGVLQGFITNTNR